From the genome of Camelus dromedarius isolate mCamDro1 chromosome 19, mCamDro1.pat, whole genome shotgun sequence, one region includes:
- the CUTA gene encoding protein CutA isoform X2 — MRWGRAPTILLGGGAALLFSLLWMPALLPVVSRLLLLSRALLSMASGSPPSQPSPASGSAYVPGSVSAAFVTCPNEKVAKEIARAVVEKRLAACVNLIPQITSIYEWKGKIEEDSEVLMMIKTQSSLVPALTDFVRSVHPYEVAEVIALPVEQGNSPYLHWVRQVTESVSDSSTALP, encoded by the exons ATGAGGTGGGGGCGGGCTCCCACAATCCTGCTCGGCGGAGGG GCCGCTctgcttttctcccttctttggaTGCCGGCGCTGCTGCCTGTGGTCTCCCGCCTTCTGTTGCTATCCCGAGCCCTGCTGTCCATGGCTTCAGGAAGCCCCCCGTCCCAGCCCTCACCGGCCTCGGGCTCCGCCTATGTTCCTGGCTCGGTATCTGCAGCTTTTGTCACCTGCCCCAACGAGAAGGTCGCCAAGGAGATCGCCAG GGCTGTGGTGGAGAAGCGCCTGGCAGCCTGCGTCAACCTCATCCCTCAGATTACATCCAT CTATGAGTGGAAAGGAAAGATTGAGGAGGACAGTGAAGTGCTGATG ATGATTAAAACCCAAAGCTCGTTGGTTCCAGCTTTGACAGATTTTGTTCG TTCTGTACACCCTTACGAAGTGGCTGAGGTGATTGCATTGCCTGTGGAGCAGGGGAACTCCCCGTACCTGCATTGGGTGCGCCAGGTTACAGAGTCAGTTTCTGACTCCAGCACAGCCCTACCATAA
- the CUTA gene encoding protein CutA isoform X6, which yields MASGSPPSQPSPASGSAYVPGSVSAAFVTCPNEKVAKEIARAVVEKRLAACVNLIPQITSIYEWKGKIEEDSEVLMMIKTQSSLVPALTDFVRSVHPYEVAEVIALPVEQGNSPYLHWVRQVTESVSDSSTALP from the exons ATGGCTTCAGGAAGCCCCCCGTCCCAGCCCTCACCGGCCTCGGGCTCCGCCTATGTTCCTGGCTCGGTATCTGCAGCTTTTGTCACCTGCCCCAACGAGAAGGTCGCCAAGGAGATCGCCAG GGCTGTGGTGGAGAAGCGCCTGGCAGCCTGCGTCAACCTCATCCCTCAGATTACATCCAT CTATGAGTGGAAAGGAAAGATTGAGGAGGACAGTGAAGTGCTGATG ATGATTAAAACCCAAAGCTCGTTGGTTCCAGCTTTGACAGATTTTGTTCG TTCTGTACACCCTTACGAAGTGGCTGAGGTGATTGCATTGCCTGTGGAGCAGGGGAACTCCCCGTACCTGCATTGGGTGCGCCAGGTTACAGAGTCAGTTTCTGACTCCAGCACAGCCCTACCATAA
- the CUTA gene encoding protein CutA isoform X5, with translation MPALLPVVSRLLLLSRALLSMASGSPPSQPSPASGSAYVPGSVSAAFVTCPNEKVAKEIARAVVEKRLAACVNLIPQITSIYEWKGKIEEDSEVLMMIKTQSSLVPALTDFVRSVHPYEVAEVIALPVEQGNSPYLHWVRQVTESVSDSSTALP, from the exons aTGCCGGCGCTGCTGCCTGTGGTCTCCCGCCTTCTGTTGCTATCCCGAGCCCTGCTGTCCATGGCTTCAGGAAGCCCCCCGTCCCAGCCCTCACCGGCCTCGGGCTCCGCCTATGTTCCTGGCTCGGTATCTGCAGCTTTTGTCACCTGCCCCAACGAGAAGGTCGCCAAGGAGATCGCCAG GGCTGTGGTGGAGAAGCGCCTGGCAGCCTGCGTCAACCTCATCCCTCAGATTACATCCAT CTATGAGTGGAAAGGAAAGATTGAGGAGGACAGTGAAGTGCTGATG ATGATTAAAACCCAAAGCTCGTTGGTTCCAGCTTTGACAGATTTTGTTCG TTCTGTACACCCTTACGAAGTGGCTGAGGTGATTGCATTGCCTGTGGAGCAGGGGAACTCCCCGTACCTGCATTGGGTGCGCCAGGTTACAGAGTCAGTTTCTGACTCCAGCACAGCCCTACCATAA
- the CUTA gene encoding protein CutA isoform X3, whose protein sequence is MRARIGRLWRLGCSGFYCHVVCAVFISRGCRPALLSMASGSPPSQPSPASGSAYVPGSVSAAFVTCPNEKVAKEIARAVVEKRLAACVNLIPQITSIYEWKGKIEEDSEVLMMIKTQSSLVPALTDFVRSVHPYEVAEVIALPVEQGNSPYLHWVRQVTESVSDSSTALP, encoded by the exons ATGAGGGCCAGGATTGGCCGGCTCTGGAGGTTAGGGTGTTCCGGCTTCTACTGTCACGTGGTCTGCGCTGTTTTCATATCACGTGGCTGCCGCCCAG CCCTGCTGTCCATGGCTTCAGGAAGCCCCCCGTCCCAGCCCTCACCGGCCTCGGGCTCCGCCTATGTTCCTGGCTCGGTATCTGCAGCTTTTGTCACCTGCCCCAACGAGAAGGTCGCCAAGGAGATCGCCAG GGCTGTGGTGGAGAAGCGCCTGGCAGCCTGCGTCAACCTCATCCCTCAGATTACATCCAT CTATGAGTGGAAAGGAAAGATTGAGGAGGACAGTGAAGTGCTGATG ATGATTAAAACCCAAAGCTCGTTGGTTCCAGCTTTGACAGATTTTGTTCG TTCTGTACACCCTTACGAAGTGGCTGAGGTGATTGCATTGCCTGTGGAGCAGGGGAACTCCCCGTACCTGCATTGGGTGCGCCAGGTTACAGAGTCAGTTTCTGACTCCAGCACAGCCCTACCATAA
- the CUTA gene encoding protein CutA isoform X4: MRWGRAPTILLGGGVSDRPSPSGTGSLDHHPHPKPEAALLFSLLWMPALLPVVSRLLLLSRALLSMASGSPPSQPSPASGSAYVPGSVSAAFVTCPNEKVAKEIARAVVEKRLAACVNLIPQITSIYEWKGKIEEDSEVLMMIKTQSSLVPALTDFVR; encoded by the exons ATGAGGTGGGGGCGGGCTCCCACAATCCTGCTCGGCGGAGGGGTGAGTGACCGCCCCTCCCCTTCCGGTACTGGAAGCCTCGACCACCACCCGCATCCAAAACCCGAG GCCGCTctgcttttctcccttctttggaTGCCGGCGCTGCTGCCTGTGGTCTCCCGCCTTCTGTTGCTATCCCGAGCCCTGCTGTCCATGGCTTCAGGAAGCCCCCCGTCCCAGCCCTCACCGGCCTCGGGCTCCGCCTATGTTCCTGGCTCGGTATCTGCAGCTTTTGTCACCTGCCCCAACGAGAAGGTCGCCAAGGAGATCGCCAG GGCTGTGGTGGAGAAGCGCCTGGCAGCCTGCGTCAACCTCATCCCTCAGATTACATCCAT CTATGAGTGGAAAGGAAAGATTGAGGAGGACAGTGAAGTGCTGATG ATGATTAAAACCCAAAGCTCGTTGGTTCCAGCTTTGACAGATTTTGTTCGGTGA
- the CUTA gene encoding protein CutA isoform X1 — MRWGRAPTILLGGGVSDRPSPSGTGSLDHHPHPKPEAALLFSLLWMPALLPVVSRLLLLSRALLSMASGSPPSQPSPASGSAYVPGSVSAAFVTCPNEKVAKEIARAVVEKRLAACVNLIPQITSIYEWKGKIEEDSEVLMMIKTQSSLVPALTDFVRSVHPYEVAEVIALPVEQGNSPYLHWVRQVTESVSDSSTALP; from the exons ATGAGGTGGGGGCGGGCTCCCACAATCCTGCTCGGCGGAGGGGTGAGTGACCGCCCCTCCCCTTCCGGTACTGGAAGCCTCGACCACCACCCGCATCCAAAACCCGAG GCCGCTctgcttttctcccttctttggaTGCCGGCGCTGCTGCCTGTGGTCTCCCGCCTTCTGTTGCTATCCCGAGCCCTGCTGTCCATGGCTTCAGGAAGCCCCCCGTCCCAGCCCTCACCGGCCTCGGGCTCCGCCTATGTTCCTGGCTCGGTATCTGCAGCTTTTGTCACCTGCCCCAACGAGAAGGTCGCCAAGGAGATCGCCAG GGCTGTGGTGGAGAAGCGCCTGGCAGCCTGCGTCAACCTCATCCCTCAGATTACATCCAT CTATGAGTGGAAAGGAAAGATTGAGGAGGACAGTGAAGTGCTGATG ATGATTAAAACCCAAAGCTCGTTGGTTCCAGCTTTGACAGATTTTGTTCG TTCTGTACACCCTTACGAAGTGGCTGAGGTGATTGCATTGCCTGTGGAGCAGGGGAACTCCCCGTACCTGCATTGGGTGCGCCAGGTTACAGAGTCAGTTTCTGACTCCAGCACAGCCCTACCATAA